From Kiloniellales bacterium, one genomic window encodes:
- a CDS encoding 50S ribosomal protein L11 methyltransferase produces MSRDVDLADPESFVRFNTAVERPPLVPEIALHLASEVVPLWQSTEAELAESGLPPPFWAFAWAGGQALARYLLDHPETVAGRSVLDFAAGSGIQGIAAAKAGAARVEAAEIDPFAAAALRLNGVLNGVELAVVEDDLIGRDNPGWQVVLAGDVCYEQPTAGRIEDWLRRLAAGDALVLMGDPGRSYLPGKGLERLAAYSVKTSRELEDTDLRNAVVWRVLP; encoded by the coding sequence ATGAGCCGCGATGTCGACCTCGCCGACCCGGAAAGCTTCGTCCGCTTCAACACAGCGGTGGAACGGCCGCCGCTGGTGCCCGAGATCGCGCTCCACCTGGCCAGCGAGGTCGTGCCGCTGTGGCAGTCGACCGAGGCCGAGCTGGCCGAGAGCGGCCTGCCGCCGCCCTTCTGGGCCTTCGCCTGGGCCGGCGGCCAGGCGCTCGCCCGCTACCTGTTGGACCATCCCGAGACCGTCGCCGGCCGCTCGGTCCTCGACTTCGCCGCCGGCTCGGGCATCCAGGGCATCGCCGCCGCCAAGGCCGGCGCCGCGCGGGTCGAGGCGGCGGAGATCGACCCTTTCGCCGCCGCCGCGCTGCGGCTCAACGGGGTGCTCAACGGGGTCGAGCTCGCGGTCGTGGAAGACGACCTGATCGGCCGGGACAACCCGGGCTGGCAGGTGGTGCTGGCCGGGGACGTCTGCTACGAGCAGCCGACCGCCGGCCGGATCGAAGACTGGCTGCGCCGGCTCGCCGCCGGGGACGCGCTGGTGCTCATGGGCGACCCGGGCCGCAGCTACCTGCCTGGAAAGGGCCTGGAGCGCCTCGCCGCCTACAGCGTGAAGACCAGCCGGGAGCTGGAGGATACCGACCTGCGCAACGCCGTCGTTTGGCGCGTCCTGCCCTGA
- a CDS encoding DUF4170 domain-containing protein: protein MAQFWVVGGEYKDTTFAETIGQKEEWIGPFGDYEVARQEWAKRAWQSVDNCHTRYRIERIDPDAPPRCTD from the coding sequence ATGGCGCAATTCTGGGTGGTCGGCGGAGAGTACAAGGATACGACCTTCGCCGAGACCATCGGTCAGAAGGAAGAGTGGATCGGTCCTTTCGGGGACTATGAGGTGGCGCGCCAAGAGTGGGCGAAGCGGGCCTGGCAGTCGGTCGACAACTGCCACACGCGCTATCGGATCGAACGGATCGATCCCGACGCGCCGCCCCGCTGCACGGACTAG